The Struthio camelus isolate bStrCam1 chromosome 14, bStrCam1.hap1, whole genome shotgun sequence genome has a window encoding:
- the GPR62 gene encoding G-protein coupled receptor 62 yields the protein MASQTGLNTTRGLEQLSISEQSTFQEVVGLLCMVLLTATALVANTVVMIVILKTPLLRKFIFVGHLCLVDLLSAIFLMPLGIISSSSCFNRVIYSIAECQTLIFLNVCFISASILTISIISVERYYYIVHPMRYEVKMTSGLAVAAVVFIWIKSALMTVLALVGWPQDNGATSASRCTVYWSPGAHKKVFVVIFSIVCFILPTIIIFTVYCSIYRVARMASLQQLPMPARAAAPRHRSDSIASQVTIITTRNLPLPRLTPERFWGGNKAILTLVLIVGQFLCCWLPFFAFHLHSSVTADTVGGGHGEIVVTWLAYLSFAINPFFYGLLNRQIREELARLGRSYLNRPLGQELCLSVSEASIQENFLQFLQRATCTLETHSSCISSSPRNRLDQTRTGFPIPGQVPEESS from the coding sequence ATGGCGAGCCAAACGGGGCTGAACACCACGCGTGGCCTAGAGCAGCTCTCCATCTCGGAGCAGTCCACCTTCCAGGAGGTGGTGGGCCTTCTCTGCATGGTCCTGCTCACTGCCACTGCCCTGGTGGCCAACACGGTGGTGATGATCGTCATTCTCAAAACCCCCCTTCTCAGGAAGTTCATCTTTGTCGGCCACCTCTGCCTGGTTGACCTTCTCTCCGCCATCTTCCTCATGCCCCTGGGGATCATCTCAAGCTCCTCCTGCTTCAACAGGGTGATCTACAGCATTGCCGAGTGCCAGACCTTGATATTCCTGAATGTCTGCTTCATCAGTGCCTCCATTCTCACCATCTCCATCATCAGTGTGGAGCGGTACTACTACATTGTCCACCCCATGAGGTACGAGGTCAAGATGACCAGTGGGCTGGCTGTGGCCGCAGTCGTCTTCATTTGGATCAAGTCTGCCCTCATGACCGTCTTGGCACTGGTGGGCTGGCCACAAGACAACGGGGCCACCAGCGCCAGCCGGTGCACAGTCTACTGGAGCCCAGGAGCCCACAAGAAGGTCTTTGTGGTCATCTTCAGTATTGTCTGCTTCATCTTGCCCACCATCATCATCTTCACTGTCTACTGCAGCATCTACCGTGTGGCCCGGATGgcatccctgcagcagctgcccatGCCAGCACGGGCAGCTGCACCCAGGCACCGATCCGACTCCATTGCCAGCCAAGTGACCATTATCACCACCAGGAACCTGCCGCTGCCCAGGCTGACTCCAGAGCGCTTTTGGGGAGGCAACAAGGCCATCCTCACCTTGGTCCTCATTGTGGGACAGTTCTTGTGCTGCTGGCTACCCTTCTTTGCTTTCCACTTGCACTCCTCTGTCACTGCTGACACGGTgggtgggggacacggggagatTGTGGTCACCTGGCTCGCCTACTTGTCCTTTGCCATCAACCCCTTCTTCTATGGGCTGCTCAACCGCCAGATCCGGGAGGAGCTCGCCAGGCTCGGGCGCAGCTATCTCAACCGGCCACTGGGCCAGGAActgtgtctctctgtctctgagGCCTCTATCCAGGAAAATTTCCTACAGTTCCTCCAGAGGGCAACTTGCACACTGGAAACCCACTCTAGCTGCATCAGCTCTAGCCCCAGGAACAGGCTGGACCAGACCAGGACGGGCTTCCCCATCCCAGGTCAAGTCCCCGAAGAGAGCAGCTGA
- the LOC138061003 gene encoding PHD finger protein 7-like, which produces MEHSGEPGHSRAGVSLPAAALTPLREKRVPRASEQRLEEKPRRGCGRALQSAPSTTPALTMKRKAPDSSEKAAPGAAPASPRRAASELPAELLRSSAFQYLASGLLQRGTDQEGICGFLPADIRRTIKSAAQKSCFVCGERGAAIACQQEGCSRSFHLPCASENGCVTQFFREYKSFCSDHRPQQTVQVSPDGETPCIICMEQLEDQLSFGTMVCPVCQGAWFHRACVQGQAFSAGRACFRCPQCQNKRKFLAEMLKMGIMVPFRLPTWEEDGHFDELYERHSRCDAGRCLYRRGREQAEESGR; this is translated from the exons ATGGAGCACTCTGGAGAGCCCGGCCACAGCCGCGCCGGGGTTTCTCTTCCAGCCGCTGCTCTGACGCCCCTGCGGGAGAAGCGCGTCCCCA GGGCGTCAGAGCAGCGGCTGGAAGAGAAACCCCGGCGCGGCTGTGGCCGGGCTCTCCAGAGTGCTCCATCGACCACCCCTGCGCTCACGATGAAGAGGAAGGCGCCGGACTCGAGCGAGAAGG CTGCCCCGGGTGCtgccccggcgtccccccgccgcgctgcctccgagcTCCCCGCTGAGCTCCTGCGCTCCTCTGCTTTTCAGTATCTGGCCAGcgggctgctgcagcgcggcacgGACCAAGAAGGAATCTGCGGGTTCTTGCCCGCAGATATCAGGCGGACAATAAAGAGCGCAGCCCAGAAG agctgctttgtttgCGGCGAGCGGGGAGCCGCCATCGCGTGccagcaggagggctgcagccgCAGCTTCCATCTCCCGTGCGCCTCGGAGAACGGCTGCGTCACGCAGTTTTTCCGGGAGTACAA gtccttctgctcGGACCATCGCCCCCAGCAGACGGTGCAGGTGTCTCCGGATGGAGAAACGCCCTGCATCATCTgcatggagcagctggaggaccAGCTCTCCTTCGGCACCATGGTGTGCCCCGTGTGCCAAGGGGCCTGGTTCCACCGGGCCTGCGTCCAG GGGCAGGCGTTCAGCGCCGGCAGGGCCTGCTTCCGCTGCCCGCAATGccagaacaaaaggaaatttctggCAGAAATGTTGAAAATGGGGATCATGGTCCCGTTCAG GCTGCCCACCTGGGAGGAGGACGGCCACTTTGACGAGCTGTACGAGAGGCACAGCCGGTGCGACGCCGGCCGGTGCCTCTACCggcgaggcagggagcaggcggaGGAGAGTGG GCGCTGA
- the LOC138061004 gene encoding PHD finger protein 7-like, with amino-acid sequence MLCRRADVSANICGPTHRAKGLCVHECCLYLASGLLQRGTDQEGICGFLPADIRRTIKSAAQKSCFVCGERGAAIACQQEGCSRSFHLPCASENGCVTQFFREYKSFCSDHRPQQTVQVSPDGETPCIICMEQLEDQLSFGTMVCPVCQGAWFHRACVQGQAFSAGRACFRCLQCQNKRKFLAEMLKMGIMVPFRLPTWEEDGHFDELYERHSRCDAGRCLYRRGREQAEESGPWELLLCSSCASKGTHRRCSALRTAAEAWECDACAGLGPAPRAQPEPAGPSTTSRPGSAAASSSAAASGSESELATSSTSSQAESPASSSSVTTSGSSSRSDLASSSTENQAEAEAGPSLSCPAAESSPQAGRPGPERRPRRSRLFRRPRHPYSRP; translated from the exons ATGCTGTGTCGGCGAGCGGACGTCAGCGCGAACATCTGCGGGCCGACGCACCGTGCCAAAGGGCTGTGCGTCCACGAGTGCTGCCTG TATCTGGCCAGcgggctgctgcagcgcggcacgGACCAGGAAGGAATCTGCGGGTTCTTGCCCGCAGATATCAGGCGGACAATAAAGAGCGCAGCCCAGAAG agctgctttgtttgCGGCGAGCGGGGAGCCGCCATCGCGTGccagcaggagggctgcagccgCAGCTTCCATCTCCCGTGCGCCTCGGAGAACGGCTGCGTCACGCAGTTTTTCCGGGAGTACAA gtccttctgctcGGACCATCGCCCCCAGCAGACGGTGCAGGTGTCTCCGGATGGAGAAACGCCCTGCATCATCTgcatggagcagctggaggaccAGCTCTCCTTCGGCACCATGGTGTGCCCCGTGTGCCAAGGGGCCTGGTTCCACCGGGCCTGCGTCCAG GGGCAGGCGTTCAGCGCCGGCAGGGCCTGCTTCCGCTGCCTGCAATGccagaacaaaaggaaatttctggCAGAAATGTTGAAAATGGGGATCATGGTCCCGTTCAG GCTGCCCACCTGGGAGGAGGACGGCCACTTTGATGAGCTGTACGAGAGGCACAGCCGGTGCGACGCCGGCCGGTGCCTCTACCggcgaggcagggagcaggcggaGGAGAGCGG GccgtgggagctgctgctgtgctcctcctgcgcctccaAAGGGACCCACCGACGCTGCTCGGCCCTACGGACGGCCGCAGAGGCCTGGGAATGCGACGCgtgtgccggcctgggccccg cccccaggGCGCAGCCAGAGCCGGCCGGCCCCAGCACCACGAGCCGCCCAGGATCGGCGGCGGCGTCCAGCTCCGCGGCAGCCTCCGGCTCCGAATCAGAGCTGGCCACTTCCAgcaccagcagccaggctgaatcGCCGGCCTCCTCCAGCTCCGTTACCacctccggctccagctccagatCCGACCTGGCGAGCTCCAGCACCGAGAACCAGGCCGAGGCCGAAGCGGGGCCGTCTTTGAGCTGCCCggctgccgagagcagcccccAGGCGGGCCGGCCAGGGCCAGAGCGACGGCCACGACGCTCCCGCCTCTTCCGCCGGCCGCGACATCCCTACAgccggccctga